Proteins encoded by one window of Paenibacillus urinalis:
- a CDS encoding ATP-dependent DNA helicase, with the protein MPYEISISVRPLVEYVYRSGSITGGFRTNATMHEGTRIHQSIQKTYADTDQKEVFLKGEIPCGDLLFKVEGRCDGLIQLDGAWTIDEIKSTAAPLEDLGDGLPVHWAQGKMYAYMYAKAEGLSGMQIQLTYVRTGSGEQKRMLVTHSIEELEVFAREIVEAYAPYAEMLREHEEKRQPSIEALGFPFPSYRAGQRKLAGAVFKTISEGAGLMAKAPTGIGKTMSTLFPAVKAVGAGHISKIFYLTARTTTRATAEEAFARMQAQGLYMNSVTITAKDKICFKEEEACDAGQCRMCEGYYDRINGAVLDIMKHETIMTRPVIEAYARKHQVCPFEYSLDIAYAADAVVCDYNYIFDPRVSLKRLFEDQKKKTAVLVDEAHNLVDRGRNMFSAELVKSVFLGIKDEYKTANEGVSRTAGEVNSFLYAVKNNCNSEGRIIQSELPEELIKRLEKFVETAEIELVSGSSADRVSLEAQEELLGTYFAAQNFIRMAKLYDDHYLTYAEIIRSDFRIKLYCLDPSELLRQAGKGYRSIIHFSATLSPMNYYRDMLGAGEEDYTLSIPSPFSKEQLDVRLVPLSVRYNDRERSKGAVARLLQRVAEERPGTNLLVFFPSYSYMQEVYEVYTQDEGKGVDAIIQQSSMSEEERDAFLSGFQPNPERTRLGFAVLGGVFSEGVDLPGDRLNGVIVVGTGLPQIGLENNMLRDYFNQTGRNGFNYAYVFPGMNKVLQAGGRLIRTEEDEGVLVLIDDRFAQEPYRSLLPEEWREYKQVNPASI; encoded by the coding sequence ATGCCATATGAAATTTCAATATCCGTCAGACCTTTGGTGGAGTATGTATATCGAAGCGGCAGCATTACGGGGGGATTCCGGACGAATGCGACGATGCACGAAGGGACCCGGATTCATCAGAGCATTCAAAAGACCTATGCAGATACGGATCAAAAAGAAGTGTTTCTCAAGGGCGAGATCCCCTGCGGAGATCTTCTATTCAAGGTGGAAGGGAGATGCGATGGACTTATTCAGCTGGACGGGGCATGGACGATTGATGAGATCAAGTCGACAGCAGCTCCGCTGGAGGACTTGGGGGACGGGCTTCCGGTTCACTGGGCACAGGGTAAAATGTATGCATATATGTATGCCAAGGCAGAGGGACTCTCAGGCATGCAGATCCAGCTGACCTATGTACGGACAGGCAGTGGTGAGCAGAAGAGAATGCTGGTTACCCACTCTATAGAAGAGCTTGAGGTCTTTGCACGTGAAATTGTTGAAGCTTATGCACCTTATGCGGAGATGTTGAGGGAGCATGAAGAGAAGCGCCAGCCGTCCATTGAAGCGCTTGGCTTTCCTTTTCCTTCTTACCGTGCGGGACAACGCAAGCTGGCAGGTGCCGTATTCAAAACCATCTCCGAGGGTGCCGGGCTGATGGCGAAGGCGCCGACAGGAATTGGCAAGACGATGTCGACTTTATTCCCGGCTGTCAAGGCAGTCGGAGCAGGACATATCAGCAAAATCTTCTATTTGACGGCGCGGACAACGACCCGGGCAACGGCGGAGGAAGCCTTTGCGCGAATGCAGGCACAGGGGCTGTATATGAACTCGGTGACAATCACCGCCAAGGACAAAATCTGCTTCAAGGAAGAGGAAGCATGTGATGCCGGGCAGTGCAGGATGTGCGAAGGATATTACGACCGGATCAACGGGGCAGTTCTGGATATTATGAAGCACGAGACGATCATGACTAGGCCGGTCATTGAAGCGTACGCACGCAAGCACCAGGTCTGCCCATTCGAGTATTCGCTCGACATTGCTTACGCGGCGGATGCGGTCGTATGTGATTATAATTATATTTTTGATCCGCGAGTGTCCTTGAAGCGATTGTTTGAGGATCAGAAGAAGAAGACGGCTGTGCTGGTCGATGAGGCTCACAATCTGGTCGATCGAGGCCGGAATATGTTCTCGGCGGAGCTCGTCAAATCCGTCTTTCTCGGGATCAAGGATGAGTACAAGACGGCTAATGAAGGGGTATCCCGAACGGCCGGAGAGGTTAACTCGTTCCTGTACGCAGTCAAGAACAACTGCAACAGCGAGGGGCGGATCATTCAGTCTGAGCTGCCGGAAGAGCTGATCAAGCGGCTGGAAAAGTTCGTAGAGACAGCAGAAATTGAGCTGGTCTCCGGCTCTTCTGCAGACCGGGTCAGTCTTGAGGCGCAGGAAGAGCTGCTCGGCACATATTTTGCGGCCCAGAACTTTATTCGAATGGCCAAGCTATACGATGATCACTACCTGACATATGCGGAGATCATCCGCAGTGACTTCCGAATCAAGCTGTATTGTCTCGATCCTTCGGAGCTGCTACGGCAGGCTGGCAAAGGCTACCGGTCTATCATTCATTTCTCTGCCACACTGTCTCCGATGAATTATTACCGGGATATGCTGGGTGCTGGCGAAGAGGATTATACGCTCAGCATTCCTTCGCCGTTCAGCAAGGAACAGCTTGATGTGCGGCTGGTACCGCTGTCGGTCAGATACAACGACCGGGAGAGGTCGAAGGGAGCCGTCGCAAGACTGTTGCAGCGGGTCGCAGAGGAGCGGCCGGGGACCAACCTGCTCGTCTTTTTCCCTTCTTATTCCTATATGCAGGAAGTATATGAAGTCTATACTCAGGATGAAGGCAAGGGTGTAGATGCCATCATACAGCAGTCTTCCATGAGTGAGGAGGAGAGGGATGCCTTCCTATCCGGCTTCCAGCCGAATCCTGAGCGCACGCGGCTGGGGTTTGCGGTGCTCGGGGGCGTATTCTCCGAAGGGGTGGATCTTCCCGGTGACAGGCTGAACGGTGTAATCGTCGTGGGTACAGGCCTGCCTCAGATTGGACTGGAGAACAATATGCTGCGGGATTACTTTAATCAGACGGGGCGGAACGGATTTAATTACGCTTATGTTTTTCCGGGAATGAACAAAGTGCTTCAGGCAGGCGGGAGACTCATCCGTACGGAGGAGGACGAGGGTGTGCTCGTGCTGATCGATGATCGCTTTGCACAGGAGCCTTACCGTTCCTTGCTGCCTGAAGAGTGGAGGGAGTACAAGCAGGTTAACCCTGCTTCGATCTAG
- a CDS encoding glycerophosphodiester phosphodiesterase, translated as MVKTLRTLLIASIIGIGGDTDHIAAANSADPVVVAHRGAAGYAPENTMAAFELAYRMQSSMIELDVQRSLDGELVVIHDLTLDRTTSGTGEVRMHTLEELRSLDAGSWFGGEYSSQQIPTFEEVLAHYRGKNIGFLIELKAPEMYPGIERQVADSLIKYGYDKMGPGQVIVQSFNHESMATFHDMLPTVPTSVLIEDPADLDNDKLDEYRAYASYVNPHIYAVEHSLVRQIHARGMKIYAWTLRSREEADYLLDLGVDGIITDYPDYVPYKETKK; from the coding sequence GTGGTCAAAACCTTGAGAACTTTGCTTATCGCTTCCATCATCGGAATTGGTGGAGATACAGATCATATTGCCGCTGCCAACTCGGCTGATCCGGTAGTTGTTGCTCATCGGGGAGCAGCGGGGTACGCGCCGGAGAATACGATGGCTGCTTTTGAATTAGCATACCGAATGCAGTCAAGTATGATCGAGCTGGATGTGCAGCGGAGCCTGGATGGAGAGCTCGTCGTCATTCATGATCTCACATTGGATCGGACGACAAGCGGGACGGGAGAAGTCAGAATGCATACGCTGGAGGAGCTGAGAAGCCTGGATGCAGGAAGCTGGTTCGGAGGAGAGTATAGCAGCCAGCAGATTCCTACTTTTGAAGAGGTTCTGGCGCATTACAGAGGTAAGAATATCGGGTTTCTCATAGAATTGAAGGCACCCGAGATGTATCCCGGCATCGAGAGACAAGTGGCGGACTCCTTGATCAAGTACGGATATGACAAAATGGGGCCCGGGCAGGTGATCGTTCAGTCCTTTAACCATGAATCCATGGCGACATTCCATGACATGCTGCCTACCGTTCCGACCAGTGTGCTGATCGAGGATCCTGCAGATTTGGATAACGACAAGCTGGATGAATACCGAGCCTATGCTTCGTATGTGAATCCGCATATCTATGCTGTAGAGCATTCACTCGTTCGTCAAATCCATGCCAGAGGCATGAAGATTTATGCTTGGACACTGCGCAGCCGTGAGGAAGCAGACTATCTGCTTGATCTGGGGGTAGACGGAATTATTACCGACTATCCAGATTACGTGCCTTATAAGGAAACGAAGAAATAA
- a CDS encoding antibiotic biosynthesis monooxygenase family protein, whose product MYLYFLSSPISDALKEHPYFTLQNDEDTRYVIELDAMVDNDPAIPAYEAIDASGSLTGSKFIVMNNIPVTDDGREAFEARFMNRARKVEDEPGFAGIRVLRPLNSDTYVILTAWDSKASFEAWQQSQAFAHAHQLEQGHLPSDPECGMLSLPKAPYHSRLYPLPRVH is encoded by the coding sequence ATGTATCTATATTTTTTGTCATCACCAATATCGGATGCACTTAAGGAGCACCCTTATTTCACACTTCAGAATGATGAAGACACACGTTATGTGATCGAACTGGATGCTATGGTCGACAACGACCCGGCCATTCCTGCCTATGAAGCGATTGATGCAAGCGGAAGCCTTACGGGGAGTAAGTTCATTGTCATGAACAACATTCCAGTCACAGACGATGGAAGAGAAGCATTTGAAGCCAGATTTATGAACCGTGCTCGAAAAGTAGAGGACGAGCCGGGCTTTGCAGGTATTCGCGTGCTTCGCCCACTGAACAGCGATACGTACGTCATCCTTACCGCATGGGATTCCAAAGCAAGCTTTGAGGCTTGGCAGCAATCTCAGGCCTTTGCCCATGCGCATCAGCTTGAACAAGGTCACCTACCTTCAGATCCGGAATGCGGGATGCTTTCGTTACCAAAAGCTCCGTATCATTCTCGTCTTTACCCTTTACCTCGTGTCCATTGA
- a CDS encoding DUF3990 domain-containing protein, which produces MANYITSLRLPDVVYHGTTMGAIPSLKRQLINFQFLRKSRDRDFGTGFYTTLDLNQAMKWHFNKLSKKIKRGEEINTDEIPAVVKIRLHPNRYNDDISVLDFRGEGMDWIKFLLSHRLESSLDHCTCLEDFGHPHPQIVCGSMADNDTGPVLLEFKMSGRSKNIPEDVLWFADQITRDENGKRLFGLELGDQIVFFDERLNKMLTVEGYYKFNVELFSGILNREEWTFYDPDDKPASDE; this is translated from the coding sequence ATGGCCAATTACATTACCTCATTAAGACTCCCTGACGTGGTTTATCACGGCACCACAATGGGAGCTATACCCAGTTTAAAGCGGCAACTCATTAATTTTCAATTTCTGAGAAAGAGCCGGGACCGGGATTTCGGTACAGGTTTCTACACTACATTGGATCTCAATCAGGCTATGAAGTGGCACTTTAATAAGCTCTCCAAAAAAATTAAACGTGGGGAAGAGATTAATACGGATGAAATTCCTGCCGTTGTAAAAATTCGTTTGCATCCGAATCGTTATAATGACGATATATCGGTTCTTGATTTTCGCGGAGAAGGAATGGACTGGATTAAATTTCTCCTATCCCATCGCCTCGAGAGTTCCTTAGATCATTGTACGTGCTTAGAGGATTTCGGACATCCTCACCCACAAATTGTCTGTGGTTCAATGGCTGACAATGATACAGGACCGGTCCTACTTGAATTTAAGATGTCCGGAAGATCTAAAAATATTCCAGAGGATGTCCTCTGGTTTGCAGATCAGATCACCCGAGACGAGAACGGAAAAAGGTTATTCGGGCTCGAGCTTGGCGATCAAATTGTCTTCTTCGATGAGCGTTTGAATAAAATGCTAACGGTTGAAGGATACTATAAGTTTAACGTGGAGCTTTTTTCCGGAATTCTTAATCGAGAGGAGTGGACATTTTATGACCCAGATGACAAGCCGGCGAGTGATGAATAA
- a CDS encoding ISLre2 family transposase: MSHFTTTMPTMKEIEQWIFRKMQEEFARAMKQVLEALDQQILEQRDRERYRVKDERETSVNTVFGNVRFKRRLYCDRRSGKHVYLLDQLLQFEGRGKVSPHLEETAIAFASQGPSYRDSAKRLEQLLGYNVLSHQAIREKLMERAEQPMSEVKRRPARVLFVEVDGLYTKLQRSKKRGMENAIAVVHEGWEKNGKRVELKNKQHYLHTSGGDFWEGFGDFLVERYEIDENTWLVVNGDGAAWIGECTSYFHQCLYMLDRFHVARDLKRFVGHLPKVWETVRRSLAKQDAAALMAALEGVSEQEIAEEKRKDWKPYKSFLKRHEKHLDDYRKTLQAKGIDTSGMRPMGSAESQMRIFARRTKRGGYSWSEQGVRAMLRTMMRIQEAGTVVRTVEGQASKQATPQQPINMRQLLKNVTQPVKGCIAGMIRMLQGPKQSSTTGMALKALRG, encoded by the coding sequence GTGAGCCACTTTACCACAACAATGCCGACGATGAAAGAGATTGAGCAATGGATTTTCCGGAAAATGCAGGAGGAATTCGCTCGTGCGATGAAGCAGGTGCTGGAGGCGCTGGATCAGCAGATCCTGGAGCAACGGGACCGAGAGCGTTATCGAGTAAAGGACGAGCGTGAAACAAGCGTCAACACGGTGTTCGGGAACGTGCGCTTCAAGCGGAGATTGTATTGTGATCGTAGAAGCGGAAAACACGTGTATCTGCTGGATCAGCTGTTGCAATTCGAAGGGCGCGGGAAAGTCAGTCCGCATTTGGAGGAGACAGCAATCGCATTCGCAAGCCAAGGACCGTCGTACCGGGACAGCGCTAAGCGGCTGGAGCAGCTGCTGGGATACAATGTGCTAAGCCATCAAGCGATCAGGGAAAAACTGATGGAGCGTGCGGAACAGCCGATGTCTGAGGTGAAGCGACGCCCAGCGCGAGTATTGTTCGTGGAAGTGGATGGGCTATACACGAAGCTGCAGCGGAGCAAGAAGCGCGGGATGGAGAACGCAATCGCGGTCGTACACGAAGGCTGGGAGAAGAACGGCAAGCGGGTGGAGCTGAAAAATAAACAGCATTACCTGCATACGAGCGGCGGCGACTTCTGGGAAGGGTTCGGGGACTTTCTGGTGGAGCGTTACGAAATCGACGAGAACACGTGGCTTGTGGTGAACGGAGACGGCGCGGCGTGGATCGGGGAATGTACATCCTACTTCCACCAATGCCTGTATATGCTGGATCGCTTTCATGTGGCGCGTGATTTGAAACGGTTTGTCGGACATTTGCCAAAGGTATGGGAGACCGTGAGACGGTCGCTGGCCAAACAGGACGCAGCCGCGCTTATGGCGGCCTTGGAAGGCGTGTCGGAGCAAGAGATAGCGGAAGAGAAGCGGAAGGATTGGAAGCCGTATAAAAGCTTTCTGAAGCGGCACGAGAAGCATTTGGACGACTACCGAAAAACACTCCAGGCGAAGGGGATCGACACAAGCGGCATGCGCCCGATGGGAAGCGCGGAATCGCAGATGCGTATATTCGCCAGGCGGACGAAGCGTGGCGGGTACAGTTGGAGTGAGCAAGGCGTCAGGGCGATGCTGAGGACGATGATGAGGATTCAAGAAGCGGGCACGGTGGTAAGAACGGTTGAAGGACAAGCGAGTAAGCAGGCAACGCCGCAGCAGCCGATAAACATGCGGCAATTGCTAAAGAACGTGACGCAACCGGTCAAGGGTTGTATCGCTGGAATGATTCGCATGCTGCAAGGACCGAAGCAAAGCAGCACAACGGGTATGGCACTCAAAGCACTTCGCGGATAA
- a CDS encoding ABC transporter ATP-binding protein has product MKIVNIGKLSFSYSSKQKPVIDRFSFDMEKGEIVGILGPSGSGKSTLLRLVAGLESPTGGSIAISGRTVVDDTSFIPPEKRGVGMVFQDYALFPHMTVAGNIEFGLHRLSKKERAERLAEMLELVQLSGFEKRYPHELSGGQQQRVALARALAPRPSILLMDEPFSNLDTDLKVSIRSELRDILRKAEMTCLFVSHDHQDVDAICDRTVMMVS; this is encoded by the coding sequence ATGAAGATCGTGAATATTGGTAAACTTTCATTTTCCTATTCCTCCAAACAGAAGCCAGTGATTGACCGCTTCTCCTTCGATATGGAAAAAGGGGAGATCGTCGGGATTTTGGGGCCTAGCGGGAGTGGAAAAAGTACGCTGCTGCGGCTTGTTGCCGGGTTGGAGTCGCCAACCGGCGGAAGCATTGCGATTTCCGGGCGTACCGTGGTGGACGATACCTCCTTCATACCTCCTGAAAAGCGCGGCGTCGGCATGGTGTTTCAGGATTATGCATTGTTTCCGCATATGACCGTAGCAGGCAACATCGAATTTGGCCTGCATCGTCTGTCGAAGAAAGAACGTGCAGAGCGGCTTGCAGAAATGCTGGAGCTGGTGCAGCTATCAGGCTTTGAGAAGCGTTATCCCCACGAATTAAGCGGGGGCCAGCAGCAGCGTGTAGCCTTGGCAAGGGCTCTTGCCCCGCGTCCTTCCATTCTTCTGATGGATGAACCGTTCAGCAACCTGGATACAGACCTTAAAGTCTCTATCCGCAGCGAGCTTAGAGATATCCTGAGAAAAGCGGAGATGACCTGTTTGTTCGTAAGTCACGACCACCAGGACGTTGATGCGATTTGTGATCGTACGGTGATGATGGTTTCTTAA
- a CDS encoding ABC transporter permease has product MRFRAAIRNIKQHTNGWLYASLLGAVVVLLPIFTIFVSLFQPPNENWQHIKQYLLQDYVFQTVWLVLFTCLFTVLLGVTLAWLIAAYDFPLRRFFRWALVLPLAVPPYIAAYTYSTMLSYTGIVQTTLRNEFGVMPNPEWFGIMSMRGAIFIFTMFLFPYVYMITRSYLEHQSGSYIENAALLGRKPFSIFLFIVLPISRPAIVGGVILVVFEVLSDYGVSSYYGIQTISVAIFQTWFGMYDVDSAVRLAAWLMAGVVGIFVVERLLRRQRSFAASTSKSRPLTPKKLKGIRAAAAFMFCGLMFACSFLIPVIQLIVWAAWSYDDVLTPAFFELTYNTIGLALTATAIIMVFSVITANVVRQQSNVLTYVLARSVTSGYSVPGAIIAIGVLALFIGLDQWLAPLYARMGLGKAPLVLSMSLVMLVVAYVVRFMATGYNAVEAGFEKIGMKYTEASRLLGLGMTKTFFKVDAPLIKGALFSGVILTFVEIMKELPLALLLRPFNFETLATKTYQYASDERIYEASIPSLFIIGVSMVSVIVFHQLGKRLNS; this is encoded by the coding sequence ATGCGCTTTAGAGCAGCTATACGCAATATAAAACAACATACAAACGGCTGGCTTTATGCCAGCCTTCTGGGGGCAGTGGTCGTTCTGCTGCCCATTTTTACTATATTCGTGTCGCTGTTCCAACCGCCAAACGAAAACTGGCAGCACATCAAGCAGTATTTACTGCAGGACTATGTGTTCCAGACCGTTTGGCTTGTGTTGTTTACTTGTCTGTTTACCGTGCTGCTCGGGGTAACGTTGGCTTGGCTGATCGCGGCTTATGATTTTCCGCTCAGACGCTTTTTTCGCTGGGCGCTTGTGCTGCCGCTGGCCGTTCCTCCGTACATTGCGGCATACACCTACAGCACGATGTTGAGCTATACCGGCATTGTCCAAACCACGCTGCGCAATGAATTCGGGGTGATGCCAAACCCGGAGTGGTTTGGCATCATGTCGATGAGAGGCGCCATTTTCATATTTACGATGTTCTTGTTTCCATACGTATACATGATTACCAGATCCTATCTGGAGCATCAGAGCGGCTCTTATATTGAGAATGCCGCCCTGCTCGGGAGAAAACCTTTTTCCATATTTCTCTTTATCGTGCTGCCGATTTCCCGGCCTGCCATCGTCGGCGGTGTCATACTTGTCGTATTCGAAGTGCTTAGCGATTATGGCGTATCGAGCTATTACGGTATCCAGACCATCTCCGTGGCGATATTTCAGACCTGGTTCGGAATGTACGATGTCGACTCTGCCGTCCGTTTGGCCGCATGGCTGATGGCGGGGGTCGTCGGGATATTCGTGGTGGAACGGCTGCTCCGCCGTCAGCGGAGCTTCGCGGCTTCCACCAGTAAATCAAGACCGCTTACACCCAAGAAGCTGAAAGGTATCCGCGCTGCGGCTGCTTTCATGTTCTGTGGGCTTATGTTTGCGTGCTCCTTCCTTATCCCTGTCATTCAATTGATCGTATGGGCCGCCTGGAGCTATGACGATGTGCTTACCCCGGCTTTTTTCGAATTGACGTATAACACGATAGGCCTTGCTTTGACGGCCACGGCGATCATTATGGTGTTCTCGGTGATTACAGCCAATGTAGTTCGTCAGCAATCGAATGTGCTGACCTATGTGCTGGCCCGGTCGGTGACGTCCGGCTATTCCGTTCCCGGAGCGATTATTGCCATCGGCGTACTGGCGCTGTTTATCGGCCTTGATCAATGGCTGGCCCCGCTATATGCCCGCATGGGCCTGGGGAAAGCGCCGCTTGTGCTCAGCATGTCCTTGGTTATGCTGGTTGTCGCTTATGTGGTCCGCTTTATGGCCACCGGATACAATGCGGTCGAGGCCGGTTTTGAGAAGATCGGGATGAAATATACGGAAGCCTCAAGGCTGCTCGGCCTGGGGATGACGAAGACCTTTTTCAAGGTGGATGCCCCGCTGATCAAGGGCGCCTTGTTCAGCGGCGTTATTCTAACGTTCGTGGAAATTATGAAAGAATTACCGTTAGCCTTGCTGCTTAGACCGTTTAACTTTGAAACGCTGGCGACCAAGACCTATCAATACGCAAGCGACGAACGCATCTATGAAGCTTCCATACCCTCTTTGTTTATTATCGGTGTCAGTATGGTCTCTGTTATCGTATTTCATCAATTAGGGAAGAGGTTGAATTCATGA
- a CDS encoding Fe(3+) ABC transporter substrate-binding protein, with product MMLKKHRRFLSSAIAAILSVGLLAGCGTASQGGQQAAQPQEPNSGASESKTEQVVNLYTARHYEVDDVLYAQFTEKTGIKVNVVKGKAEELIERLKREGESTSADLFITVDGGVLNNAKLNGVLQPVKSDVIEANVPAQLRDKDNEWIGLSTRARVIVYSKDRVKPEQLSTYEDLATDKWKGKVLVRSSTSLYNQSLLASLIELNGEQKAEEWAKGIVANLGRAPEGGDRDQAKAIAAGTGDVAIMNTYYFGQMLNSKDAEEVKVAQQLGVFFPNQSTTGTHLNISGVGLAKHSKNKENAVKLIEFLTDTEAQALMSKENFEFPVNPKAEKPELLKSWGEFKAQQIDFAKLGEHNKKAVEISNKVGWK from the coding sequence ATGATGTTGAAGAAACACCGGAGATTCTTATCATCCGCAATAGCGGCTATTCTGAGCGTCGGGCTTTTGGCAGGATGCGGAACGGCATCACAAGGCGGACAGCAAGCTGCGCAGCCGCAAGAGCCGAATAGCGGAGCTTCCGAATCGAAGACGGAACAAGTCGTCAATCTTTATACGGCAAGACATTATGAAGTGGACGACGTTCTTTATGCTCAATTTACGGAGAAAACCGGTATTAAAGTCAATGTCGTCAAAGGCAAGGCGGAAGAATTGATTGAACGGTTAAAGCGTGAGGGAGAGAGCACTTCCGCCGATTTGTTCATCACAGTGGACGGCGGAGTGCTGAATAACGCCAAGCTGAACGGAGTGCTGCAGCCTGTAAAGTCGGATGTCATTGAGGCTAATGTTCCTGCACAGCTCCGGGATAAAGACAACGAGTGGATCGGTCTGTCGACGCGGGCCCGTGTGATCGTATACTCCAAAGATCGGGTTAAACCGGAGCAGCTCTCTACATACGAAGATTTGGCTACCGATAAGTGGAAAGGAAAAGTGCTCGTGCGTTCCTCCACAAGCTTGTATAACCAATCGCTGCTTGCTTCCCTGATCGAGTTGAACGGGGAGCAGAAAGCGGAAGAGTGGGCTAAAGGCATCGTCGCTAACCTCGGCCGTGCGCCGGAAGGCGGGGACCGTGACCAAGCAAAAGCCATTGCTGCGGGAACCGGAGATGTAGCCATTATGAACACTTATTACTTTGGACAGATGCTGAACTCCAAAGATGCGGAAGAAGTGAAGGTTGCACAGCAGCTCGGCGTGTTCTTCCCTAACCAAAGCACGACCGGCACGCACCTGAATATCAGTGGAGTGGGTCTTGCAAAGCACAGCAAAAATAAAGAAAATGCCGTGAAGCTGATCGAGTTCTTGACCGATACGGAAGCGCAGGCACTGATGTCCAAGGAGAACTTTGAATTCCCGGTAAACCCCAAGGCGGAGAAACCGGAGCTTCTGAAATCTTGGGGAGAGTTTAAGGCCCAGCAAATTGACTTTGCCAAGCTGGGAGAACATAATAAAAAGGCTGTTGAGATTTCTAATAAAGTAGGTTGGAAATAA
- the pdaA gene encoding delta-lactam-biosynthetic de-N-acetylase, protein MKRYVSFLAAFVVLLCLILPHSAEANADKPYHFGFKKSRNHELPSIQEEGFRSIVQKHDAIFLGDTKQKELYLTFDNGYENGYTSRILDVLKEKQVPAIFFVTGHYIQDQPELLKRMVQEGHLIGNHSWSHPDLTQVSDQKLKEELDRVKTKVAELTSQKEMPYLRPPRGVFSERMLAASKGYGYTNVFWSIAYKDWDPKLQRGWAYAYESIMSQLHPGAVILLHSVSKDNAEALAKIIDDARKQGYEFKSLDQLQTKNY, encoded by the coding sequence ATGAAGCGTTATGTCTCTTTCCTCGCCGCATTCGTTGTGCTTTTGTGTTTGATTTTACCCCATTCGGCCGAAGCCAATGCGGACAAACCTTATCACTTCGGGTTTAAGAAGAGCAGGAACCATGAGCTTCCATCGATTCAGGAAGAGGGGTTCCGGTCCATTGTCCAGAAGCATGATGCCATTTTTTTGGGCGATACGAAGCAAAAGGAGCTTTATCTTACGTTTGACAACGGCTATGAGAACGGGTATACGAGCAGGATTTTGGATGTACTCAAGGAGAAGCAGGTACCGGCCATCTTCTTTGTGACGGGACATTATATTCAAGACCAGCCCGAGCTGTTGAAGCGAATGGTGCAGGAGGGCCACCTCATAGGCAATCATTCCTGGAGCCATCCCGACCTCACACAGGTATCCGACCAGAAGCTGAAGGAAGAACTGGATCGTGTCAAAACGAAAGTAGCGGAGCTGACCTCCCAAAAGGAAATGCCGTATTTGCGCCCGCCGCGGGGGGTTTTTAGCGAACGGATGCTTGCGGCCAGCAAAGGATACGGGTATACCAACGTGTTTTGGTCGATTGCTTATAAGGACTGGGATCCGAAGCTGCAAAGAGGATGGGCTTACGCATACGAAAGCATCATGTCGCAGCTGCATCCCGGTGCGGTCATCCTGCTTCACTCTGTATCGAAAGACAACGCGGAGGCGTTAGCCAAAATTATTGACGATGCCCGGAAGCAAGGATATGAATTCAAGAGCCTGGACCAGCTGCAGACGAAAAATTATTAA